A part of Actinomycetota bacterium genomic DNA contains:
- a CDS encoding ABC transporter permease has product MPQDQSKDLALLTAAVAGQSGEEPPKRADQFLAKRRSRVAYGILAPGGIYLMLAFIVPLILVVYTSLQSGGLLSGGYQFTWAFENYADAFASSKTFIARALLYSALATVLTILLAYPMAYWIAFYAGRWKSTLFFLILVPFFVSFVIRTVQWNFILADDGLLFGFLKDLGLLPDNFRVLAGPVAVVAGITYNFLPFTALPLYVALDRIDKGLVEAAKDLYATKFEAFRKVVLPLSFPGLFAALVLTFVPATGDYVNSSVLGSNRTTMVGQVIQTKFLTEADYPEAAALSVILMIGMLVIALAYAKVLGTEDSTLAAAA; this is encoded by the coding sequence GTGCCTCAGGATCAGTCCAAGGATCTCGCGCTGCTCACCGCGGCCGTCGCCGGCCAGTCCGGCGAAGAGCCGCCGAAGCGTGCCGACCAATTCCTCGCGAAGCGACGGAGCCGGGTCGCGTACGGGATCCTGGCACCCGGTGGCATCTACCTGATGCTCGCCTTCATCGTGCCGCTGATCCTCGTGGTCTACACCTCGCTGCAGAGCGGGGGACTGCTCTCCGGCGGCTATCAGTTCACCTGGGCCTTCGAGAACTACGCGGACGCGTTCGCATCGTCGAAGACCTTCATCGCCCGAGCCCTGCTGTACTCGGCCCTCGCCACCGTGCTCACGATCCTGCTCGCCTACCCCATGGCGTACTGGATCGCCTTCTATGCCGGCAGATGGAAGTCGACGCTCTTCTTCCTGATCCTGGTGCCGTTCTTCGTGTCGTTCGTGATCCGCACCGTGCAGTGGAACTTCATCCTCGCAGACGACGGCCTGCTCTTCGGCTTCCTGAAGGACCTGGGGCTCCTCCCTGACAACTTCCGGGTGCTCGCTGGTCCCGTCGCCGTCGTGGCGGGTATCACGTACAACTTCCTTCCGTTCACCGCGCTGCCGCTCTACGTCGCGCTCGACCGCATCGACAAGGGGCTCGTCGAGGCGGCGAAGGATCTGTACGCGACGAAGTTCGAGGCGTTCCGCAAGGTCGTGCTGCCCCTGTCGTTCCCCGGGCTGTTCGCAGCCCTCGTGCTGACGTTCGTGCCGGCGACCGGCGACTACGTGAATTCCAGCGTGCTCGGGTCCAACCGCACGACGATGGTCGGACAGGTGATCCAGACGAAGTTCCTGACGGAGGCCGACTACCCCGAGGCGGCCGCGCTCTCGGTGATCCTGATGATCGGCATGCTCGTGATCGCGCTCGCGTACGCCAAGGTATTGGGCACCGAAGACTCGACGCTGGCGGCCGCGGCATGA
- a CDS encoding spermidine/putrescine ABC transporter substrate-binding protein, with amino-acid sequence MTHDRKDVDPGFSASLMRGMTQRRVSRRDLIKYGGATVGTLSLASILAACGGDTAPGSGGQTSGATVDFSAPPGDTINFANWPLYIDSAKDPDTGERIHPSLVSFTEETGIAVNYNDEIQANASFFGELLPQLQAEQDTGRDIIVITNGREFTALTVNGWVTELDPSMRPNFDANAASWAKDPDYDPGNKYSMAWQSGLTGIGYLTEKVSRPVTTMDDLMNPDIVGTSSVGMITGDMPDLVMINLGIDPASSGPAEWQEAADWIQMLKDSGTLRKFYDQGYIDDFTAGNLAASMAWSGDVLYYKIWENKPYEWVVPDGGALLWIDNMMIPANSANPQGAYQLMDYVYLPEIAQMITEWVAYMSPVPAVQDLIAQHATEESGEYAADLADMAENPLLWPDDALLAQTPFGRNLTTDEEREEWDAIFVPISET; translated from the coding sequence ATGACTCACGACCGCAAGGACGTCGACCCGGGGTTCTCCGCTTCGTTGATGCGGGGCATGACGCAGCGTCGCGTTTCGCGGCGCGACCTGATCAAGTACGGCGGTGCCACCGTCGGTACCCTGAGTCTCGCGTCGATCCTGGCGGCATGCGGTGGCGACACGGCCCCGGGCAGCGGCGGCCAGACGAGCGGGGCGACCGTCGACTTCTCGGCGCCCCCCGGCGACACGATCAACTTCGCGAACTGGCCGCTGTACATCGACTCTGCCAAGGATCCGGACACGGGCGAGCGCATCCACCCCTCGTTGGTGTCGTTCACCGAAGAGACGGGCATCGCCGTCAACTACAACGACGAGATCCAGGCCAACGCGTCGTTCTTCGGTGAGCTCCTGCCGCAGCTGCAGGCAGAGCAGGACACGGGACGCGACATCATCGTGATCACGAACGGCCGAGAGTTCACGGCGTTGACCGTGAACGGCTGGGTGACCGAGCTCGATCCGTCGATGCGGCCGAACTTCGACGCGAACGCCGCGTCGTGGGCGAAGGACCCCGACTACGATCCGGGCAACAAGTACTCGATGGCGTGGCAGTCGGGCCTCACCGGCATCGGGTACCTCACCGAGAAGGTGAGCCGGCCGGTCACCACGATGGACGATCTGATGAACCCCGACATCGTTGGGACGTCGTCGGTCGGCATGATCACCGGCGACATGCCCGATCTGGTCATGATCAACCTCGGCATCGACCCCGCCAGCTCAGGCCCGGCAGAATGGCAAGAGGCCGCGGACTGGATCCAGATGCTCAAGGACTCCGGCACCCTGCGGAAGTTCTACGACCAGGGCTACATCGACGACTTCACGGCCGGGAACCTCGCCGCCTCGATGGCCTGGTCGGGCGACGTCCTCTACTACAAGATCTGGGAGAACAAGCCGTACGAGTGGGTCGTTCCCGATGGCGGGGCGCTCCTGTGGATCGACAACATGATGATCCCGGCGAACTCAGCCAACCCCCAGGGCGCGTACCAGCTGATGGATTACGTGTACCTGCCGGAGATCGCGCAGATGATCACGGAGTGGGTGGCGTACATGTCGCCGGTGCCCGCCGTGCAGGACCTGATCGCCCAGCACGCCACCGAGGAGAGCGGGGAGTACGCTGCGGACCTGGCGGACATGGCGGAGAACCCGCTCCTGTGGCCCGACGATGCTCTCCTCGCGCAGACCCCGTTCGGTCGCAACCTCACGACCGACGAGGAACGCGAGGAGTGGGACGCGATCTTCGTCCCGATCTCGGAGACGTAA
- a CDS encoding ABC transporter ATP-binding protein produces the protein MFGDAVAVDDLSLDVEEGEFFSMLGPSGCGKTTTLRMIGGFEDPTYGTVYLGGRDVTDLPPYKRDVNTVFQSYALFPHLDVKENVAFGLRRKKVDKAEIETRVKEAMTLVDLIGFETRKPPQMSGGQQQRVALARALVNHPKVLLLDEPLGALDMKLRKQMQLELKRIQREVGITFIYVTHDQEEAMTMSDRLAVMRLGRIEQLGDPETVYENPATEFVAGFLGASNMLEGELKEGGNGVATVSLRDGGTVQLPTTRVPSDVAGTVKVGVRPEKLTISRGSDVAVPAGHNHVTGHVTMTTYIGVSHQYKVEAVGGTIMTAYVQNLGREEAPRQGEAVTVSWKPEHTFAVAPQEGLIMEEDEV, from the coding sequence ATGTTCGGTGACGCCGTCGCGGTGGACGACCTTTCGTTGGACGTCGAGGAGGGCGAGTTCTTCTCGATGCTCGGGCCCTCGGGGTGCGGCAAGACCACCACGCTGCGCATGATCGGCGGGTTCGAGGATCCGACGTACGGCACGGTCTACCTCGGCGGGCGCGACGTGACCGACCTTCCCCCGTATAAGCGTGACGTGAACACGGTGTTCCAGAGTTACGCGTTGTTCCCGCATCTCGACGTGAAGGAGAACGTGGCGTTCGGTCTGCGGCGCAAGAAGGTCGACAAGGCCGAGATCGAGACCCGGGTCAAGGAGGCGATGACGCTCGTCGACCTGATCGGGTTCGAGACCCGCAAGCCCCCCCAGATGTCGGGCGGTCAGCAGCAGCGGGTCGCGCTCGCGCGGGCGCTCGTGAACCACCCCAAGGTGCTGCTGCTCGACGAGCCGCTCGGCGCGCTCGACATGAAGCTGCGCAAGCAGATGCAGCTCGAGCTCAAGCGCATCCAGCGGGAGGTCGGCATCACGTTCATCTACGTGACGCACGACCAGGAAGAGGCGATGACGATGTCCGACCGCCTCGCCGTCATGCGCCTCGGCAGGATCGAGCAGCTCGGCGACCCCGAGACCGTCTACGAGAACCCCGCGACGGAGTTCGTCGCCGGGTTCCTCGGCGCCTCGAACATGCTCGAGGGTGAGTTGAAGGAAGGCGGGAACGGCGTCGCCACCGTCTCGCTGCGCGACGGTGGGACGGTGCAGCTGCCGACCACCCGCGTGCCGTCCGACGTGGCCGGCACGGTGAAGGTGGGCGTACGTCCGGAGAAGCTCACGATCTCGCGCGGGAGCGACGTGGCGGTTCCCGCGGGGCACAACCACGTCACTGGTCACGTGACGATGACCACCTACATCGGCGTCAGCCACCAGTACAAGGTCGAGGCCGTCGGCGGCACCATCATGACTGCGTACGTGCAGAACCTCGGCCGCGAGGAAGCACCCCGACAAGGCGAGGCCGTCACGGTGTCGTGGAAACCCGAGCACACGTTCGCCGTGGCGCCCCAAGAGGGCCTGATCATGGAGGAGGACGAGGTATGA
- a CDS encoding MraY family glycosyltransferase yields the protein MSAYLIIFLAAAGTTFVATPVVRRMAVRMGAISEPNDRTVHAVPTPTMGGLAMYGGFLVAMGIALVLPFFAEVRRGSPIPLAAIATCTLMVGLGLIDDRRGTSALAKFTAQVFIAGVLVLMGAALAFFWIPGLGVVVLDPDLGVPLTILWVVAVANAVNLVDGLDGLAAGMIAIAAAAFFVYVIRTENMFGDASAAAMLSAITVGICLGFLPWNFYPAKIFMGDSGSLLLGMLLSIATISGIGRNPFPPSAGDIAAITGAVLVPLLVLFIPLLDVVLAIARRTWRGQGIGHADKEHIHHRLMDIGHSHRRAVLLMYLWSSLISASALAVGLIDGRTTVGLVLLAALGLFLVTALPALDRWRSRGEGSADAAEGRDPTPTGSEPSAEGQA from the coding sequence GTGAGCGCCTACCTGATCATCTTCCTCGCGGCCGCGGGGACGACGTTCGTGGCCACGCCCGTCGTTCGGCGCATGGCCGTGCGCATGGGCGCGATCTCCGAGCCGAACGACCGCACGGTACACGCGGTGCCCACCCCCACGATGGGGGGGCTCGCGATGTACGGGGGCTTCCTGGTGGCCATGGGCATCGCGTTGGTGCTGCCGTTCTTCGCCGAGGTGCGACGAGGCAGCCCGATCCCCTTGGCGGCGATCGCGACGTGCACGCTGATGGTCGGGCTCGGTTTAATCGATGATCGGCGGGGCACGAGCGCGCTCGCGAAGTTCACGGCGCAGGTCTTCATCGCGGGCGTGCTCGTGCTGATGGGTGCCGCGCTCGCGTTCTTCTGGATCCCCGGGCTCGGCGTGGTCGTGCTCGACCCCGACCTCGGGGTTCCCCTCACGATTCTGTGGGTCGTGGCCGTCGCGAACGCGGTCAACCTCGTCGACGGCCTCGACGGGCTCGCCGCCGGCATGATCGCGATCGCGGCCGCGGCCTTCTTCGTCTACGTGATCCGCACGGAGAACATGTTCGGCGACGCCTCGGCGGCCGCGATGCTCTCGGCGATCACGGTCGGGATCTGCCTCGGGTTCCTGCCATGGAACTTCTACCCGGCCAAGATCTTCATGGGGGACTCCGGCTCGCTGCTGCTCGGCATGCTGTTGTCGATCGCGACGATCAGCGGCATCGGCCGCAACCCGTTCCCACCGAGCGCCGGCGACATCGCCGCGATCACCGGCGCGGTGCTCGTGCCGCTGCTCGTGCTGTTCATCCCGCTGCTCGACGTGGTGCTCGCGATCGCCCGCCGCACGTGGCGCGGGCAGGGCATCGGCCATGCCGACAAGGAGCACATCCACCACCGGCTCATGGACATCGGCCACAGCCACCGGCGGGCCGTGCTGCTGATGTACCTGTGGAGTTCGCTGATCAGCGCGAGCGCGCTCGCGGTGGGGTTGATCGACGGGCGCACGACCGTAGGCCTGGTGTTGCTGGCGGCTCTCGGACTGTTCCTCGTCACGGCGCTCCCCGCCCTCGATCGCTGGAGGAGCAGGGGCGAAGGGTCCGCCGATGCTGCCGAGGGCCGGGACCCCACGCCGACCGGGTCGGAGCCGTCGGCCGAGGGTCAGGCGTGA
- the glyA gene encoding serine hydroxymethyltransferase: MSQGAKGREYAADWEALKATDPEVAAAIAGELERERTELRLIASENYASPAVLAAIGSTMNNKYAEGYPGRRYYGGCEFVDVTEQLAIDRAKELFGADHANVQPHAGAQANMAVFGAFLTPNDPSEKVLGLVLAHGGHLTHGSPVNVSGMWFNFVGYEVDRETEQLDMDRIRDLAKEHRPKIVLAGFTAYPREIDFAAFRSIADEVGALLWVDASHFIGLVAGGAYPSPVPHADVVTFTTHKALRGPRGAMILTKEEHAKAIDKAVFPMMQGGPLEHCIAGKAVALKEASTPAFREYAERTVRDARALAAGLTDEGLRIVSGGTDSHLLLADLRPLGIDGKVAETACDEVGIALNKNQIPFDPNPPSTPSGVRVGTPGPSTLGMDEPEMREIASIMADVLNAPDDAGLKEKARGRVRDLMQRFPVYP; this comes from the coding sequence ATGAGCCAAGGAGCGAAGGGGCGGGAGTACGCGGCCGACTGGGAGGCGCTGAAGGCCACCGACCCCGAGGTCGCCGCGGCGATCGCGGGCGAGCTCGAGCGCGAGCGGACGGAACTGCGGCTGATCGCGTCGGAGAACTACGCGAGCCCGGCCGTGCTCGCGGCGATCGGCTCGACGATGAACAACAAGTACGCCGAGGGGTACCCGGGTCGCCGCTACTACGGGGGCTGCGAGTTCGTCGACGTGACCGAGCAGCTCGCGATCGACCGGGCGAAGGAGCTGTTCGGCGCCGATCACGCGAACGTGCAGCCTCATGCGGGCGCGCAGGCCAACATGGCGGTCTTCGGTGCGTTCCTCACGCCGAACGATCCGAGCGAGAAGGTGCTCGGCCTGGTGCTCGCGCACGGCGGTCACCTCACCCACGGATCACCCGTGAACGTGAGTGGCATGTGGTTCAACTTCGTCGGCTACGAGGTCGATCGCGAGACCGAGCAGCTCGACATGGATCGGATCCGCGACCTCGCGAAGGAGCACCGCCCGAAGATCGTGCTCGCCGGATTCACCGCGTACCCTCGCGAGATCGACTTCGCGGCGTTCAGATCGATCGCCGATGAGGTCGGCGCCCTGTTGTGGGTCGACGCGAGCCACTTCATCGGCCTCGTCGCCGGCGGTGCCTACCCGTCGCCGGTGCCGCACGCCGACGTCGTGACGTTCACCACGCACAAGGCGCTGCGCGGGCCGCGGGGCGCGATGATCCTGACCAAGGAGGAGCACGCCAAGGCGATCGACAAGGCGGTGTTCCCGATGATGCAGGGCGGGCCGCTCGAGCACTGCATCGCGGGAAAGGCCGTGGCCCTCAAGGAAGCGTCCACGCCTGCGTTCCGCGAGTACGCGGAACGCACCGTGCGGGATGCGCGGGCGCTCGCCGCGGGGCTGACCGACGAGGGTCTGCGCATCGTCTCCGGCGGCACCGACTCGCACCTTCTCCTCGCCGACCTGCGCCCGCTCGGCATCGACGGGAAGGTCGCCGAGACGGCCTGCGACGAGGTCGGCATCGCCCTCAATAAGAACCAGATCCCGTTCGACCCGAACCCCCCCTCGACGCCTTCGGGGGTCCGGGTGGGCACGCCGGGCCCGTCGACCCTCGGCATGGACGAGCCGGAGATGCGCGAGATCGCCAGCATCATGGCCGACGTGCTGAACGCCCCCGACGACGCGGGCCTCAAGGAGAAGGCCCGCGGGCGTGTACGGGACCTGATGCAGCGCTTCCCCGTTTACCCGTAG